In the genome of Flexistipes sinusarabici DSM 4947, one region contains:
- the thiH gene encoding 2-iminoacetate synthase ThiH: protein MSFYKILQEKFTWERIKDFIYSRESIHVENALSKPEKSAEDFATLLSPAAENFLEEMASTASKITRQRFGKTIKLYAPIYLSNECTNSCVYCGFNRKNDIERKTLSYSEIEKEATIISSQGIRHILLVSGESPNVVNMEYLKEAVNICRKYFSSISIEIYPLSEENYYELYKEGVDGLTIYQETYNEKTYSQVHPAGKKRNYLWRLESPERGADAGIRTIGIGALMGLEDFRTEEFFVGMHADYLMKNYWKTHFTISFPRIRKAAGNFTPHQFISDKNLVQCMLALRIFKNDAGLVISTRESSEFRDNILPLGVTQMSAGSKTEPGGYHNEKHTGEQFEVEDDRSVAEFVQSLKDKGFDPVNKDWDRAFLNTAS from the coding sequence TTGAGTTTTTACAAAATCTTGCAGGAAAAATTTACGTGGGAAAGAATCAAAGACTTTATTTATTCAAGAGAAAGCATACATGTGGAGAATGCTCTGTCAAAACCGGAAAAGTCCGCTGAAGATTTTGCCACTCTGCTGAGCCCTGCAGCTGAGAATTTTCTTGAAGAAATGGCGTCAACCGCAAGTAAAATAACAAGGCAGCGTTTTGGTAAAACAATAAAACTATATGCACCTATTTATCTTTCAAACGAATGTACCAATTCATGTGTATACTGCGGTTTTAACAGAAAAAATGATATCGAGCGAAAAACTCTGAGTTATAGTGAAATCGAAAAGGAAGCCACAATTATATCTTCTCAGGGGATACGCCATATACTTCTGGTTTCCGGGGAATCCCCGAATGTTGTGAATATGGAATATTTGAAAGAAGCTGTAAATATATGCAGGAAATACTTTTCATCAATATCCATTGAAATATACCCTTTGTCTGAGGAAAATTATTACGAGCTTTATAAAGAAGGTGTAGACGGACTTACAATTTATCAGGAAACATATAATGAAAAGACCTATTCACAGGTGCATCCTGCGGGGAAGAAACGCAATTATTTATGGAGGCTGGAATCACCGGAAAGAGGTGCCGATGCAGGGATAAGAACGATCGGTATAGGTGCTCTGATGGGTCTGGAAGATTTCAGAACGGAAGAGTTTTTCGTGGGGATGCATGCAGATTATCTGATGAAAAATTACTGGAAAACACATTTTACCATCTCATTCCCCAGAATCAGAAAAGCAGCCGGCAATTTCACTCCCCATCAGTTTATCAGCGATAAAAACCTGGTTCAATGTATGCTTGCCTTAAGAATTTTTAAAAATGATGCAGGACTAGTCATCTCCACAAGGGAATCATCAGAATTCAGGGATAACATTTTGCCGCTCGGTGTAACACAGATGAGTGCCGGTTCCAAAACAGAGCCCGGTGGCTATCATAATGAAAAGCATACAGGTGAGCAGTTTGAAGTGGAAGATGACAGGTCTGTAGCCGAATTCGTCCAATCATTGAAAGATAAAGGTTTTGACCCTGTAAACAAAGACTGGGACAGAGCTTTTCTGAACACGGCATCATGA
- a CDS encoding zinc dependent phospholipase C family protein, protein MFLFVFVDSGFCWGFNTHIKIGLDILETTNFYIIKNYPIHFLLGNIFPDFFNLFKDISQFKKNLKTHSWSTVSKLFNNAETDDEKAFCHGYAGHLSADVIAHNYLVPQNYLLYSRKKVLSHFLVESAEDSYNDKKLKHTLTYLLDNSVFYGDHFLTTMSVDKNYFSREMNILKRSIKYMSIFKLSELSKFIRAKQIPDFKERCVQYQEKAKDYAQASVENGFTQFTRYDPSGSRAMKQAKDNRKKLVKDLGRKQLKSFDKKTTFKKNYLINDND, encoded by the coding sequence GTGTTCCTTTTTGTTTTTGTGGATTCCGGTTTCTGCTGGGGTTTCAATACCCATATAAAAATAGGCCTGGATATACTGGAAACCACTAATTTTTATATCATAAAGAATTATCCCATACATTTTCTTCTGGGAAACATTTTTCCTGATTTTTTCAACCTTTTCAAGGATATATCACAATTCAAAAAAAATCTTAAGACACACAGCTGGAGTACTGTCTCCAAGCTGTTCAACAATGCTGAAACGGATGATGAAAAAGCTTTCTGTCACGGATATGCAGGGCACTTGTCAGCCGATGTAATTGCACATAACTACCTTGTCCCGCAAAATTACCTTTTGTACAGCAGAAAAAAAGTTTTATCACATTTCCTGGTGGAAAGTGCTGAAGATTCCTACAATGACAAAAAACTAAAGCATACACTTACATACCTTCTGGACAATTCTGTCTTTTACGGTGATCATTTTTTGACAACAATGAGTGTCGATAAAAATTATTTTTCCCGTGAAATGAATATCTTAAAACGCAGCATAAAGTACATGAGCATATTTAAATTATCCGAATTGTCGAAATTCATCAGAGCCAAACAAATTCCTGATTTCAAAGAACGATGTGTGCAGTATCAGGAAAAAGCTAAAGATTATGCTCAGGCTTCGGTCGAAAACGGCTTCACGCAGTTTACTCGTTATGACCCGTCTGGAAGCAGAGCAATGAAACAGGCAAAAGATAACAGGAAAAAACTGGTAAAGGACCTGGGCAGAAAACAGCTCAAGTCTTTTGACAAAAAGACAACGTTTAAAAAGAACTATTTAATAAATGATAATGATTGA
- a CDS encoding twin-arginine translocase TatA/TatE family subunit, translated as MFGLGTQELLIILVIVMVIFGAGKLPQIGEGMGKAIRNFKKSAKDAEDAIDITPDEDEKAENKDEEKKDENKKA; from the coding sequence ATGTTCGGTTTGGGAACACAGGAACTTTTGATTATTCTGGTGATCGTAATGGTCATTTTCGGAGCGGGAAAACTCCCCCAAATAGGTGAAGGTATGGGGAAAGCAATACGAAACTTCAAGAAGTCTGCAAAAGATGCTGAAGATGCCATAGATATAACTCCGGATGAAGACGAAAAAGCAGAAAACAAGGATGAAGAAAAGAAAGACGAAAATAAAAAGGCATAA
- a CDS encoding glycosyltransferase family 4 protein gives MKFKNIRMIQKSQLKIFFYIDLLIIAMLVGYKGYLYLFKTNFEALNVKNISEITEKLGSRESFSFAVIGNIHNSIGVFEKKIVPRINSSEASFMISVGNAVSDGGEDKYRSIYSGLEMLNIPYVLTFGVNEYSDFGSFKFYEYFGPYYFSFKAGSSHFIFLDTTKKTSFIWQKKWLLDKLAGLKDEKVFVFMCKAPLEIDVSGIFGNETDYISEEDRRKFYQNTFSRFNVDAVFADNLGIYHMKEINGVTYLVTGGGGGFVLDDERSFYHFLKVNVSGDKVSYEVVRIGASRSGFVERLENLWLFIHSLFYVGFLNFLLILCLFLLIAVKLYDAVFVEKNYYQDFDIDPELFTGKKINVAMFTNNYLPFIGGVPISIHRLKTGLKKLGNRVLVFAPDYGEEEKTDKTDVYRVKSLFHYSKFRDFPVANIFSGKIYKRLKIFNPDIIHVHHPFWMGRKGYYMAKKMNVPLVYTYHTRLELYAHYVPLPGKLFRNLISHYMVRKFANRCDGVVVPTYSAEEYLRAVGVKTHITVLPTGIDFKKFESIDKSKAEEIRSRYVSDNEYLLVTVSRLGKEKNLDFLLDTIAFVKEKADFDFRLIMLGEGPYRDVLENKIDTLNLGSTVFLTGAVEPDEMGYYYSAADLFVFTSKSETQGMVILEAMSAGLPVLSVRSSGIDDVVQNDFNGYKTKEDPKVWLEKLENILTDKKLYMKLSENAQDFASHYSIDEIAGKMHEFYARLLAGRQSDKNK, from the coding sequence ATGAAATTTAAAAATATTAGGATGATTCAAAAGTCTCAACTTAAAATTTTCTTTTATATAGATCTTCTCATTATTGCCATGCTTGTCGGTTATAAAGGGTATCTATATCTTTTTAAAACCAATTTTGAAGCACTCAATGTAAAAAATATTTCAGAAATTACAGAAAAGCTGGGCAGCAGAGAGTCATTCAGTTTTGCTGTGATCGGAAATATCCATAATTCCATAGGTGTTTTTGAAAAAAAGATTGTTCCGAGGATAAATTCTTCAGAAGCATCGTTTATGATTTCTGTCGGCAATGCTGTAAGTGACGGCGGAGAAGATAAATACAGGTCCATTTATTCCGGGCTGGAGATGCTTAATATTCCGTATGTTCTTACTTTCGGTGTCAATGAGTACAGCGATTTCGGAAGTTTTAAGTTTTATGAATATTTCGGCCCTTATTACTTCAGTTTTAAAGCCGGCAGTTCGCATTTTATTTTTTTGGATACTACGAAAAAAACTTCCTTTATTTGGCAGAAAAAATGGCTTTTGGATAAACTGGCAGGACTTAAAGATGAAAAAGTTTTTGTTTTTATGTGTAAAGCCCCTTTGGAGATAGATGTCTCCGGAATATTCGGCAATGAGACGGATTATATATCTGAAGAAGACCGGCGCAAATTTTATCAAAATACCTTTTCACGTTTTAATGTGGATGCTGTTTTTGCAGATAACCTGGGAATTTATCACATGAAAGAAATTAACGGTGTCACTTATCTCGTTACAGGCGGCGGCGGAGGCTTTGTCCTGGATGATGAGAGAAGTTTCTATCATTTTCTGAAGGTTAATGTCTCAGGAGACAAGGTTTCTTATGAAGTGGTAAGAATTGGGGCATCCAGAAGCGGTTTTGTTGAACGGCTGGAAAATTTGTGGTTGTTTATTCATTCGCTTTTTTATGTGGGGTTTCTGAATTTTCTGCTTATACTGTGTCTGTTTTTGCTTATTGCTGTTAAGCTTTACGATGCTGTTTTTGTGGAGAAAAATTATTATCAGGATTTTGACATAGATCCGGAACTTTTTACCGGAAAAAAGATAAATGTGGCAATGTTTACAAATAATTATCTTCCTTTTATCGGCGGAGTTCCTATTTCCATCCATCGGCTGAAAACCGGACTTAAAAAACTGGGAAACAGGGTTCTTGTTTTTGCTCCGGACTACGGAGAGGAGGAAAAAACTGATAAGACTGATGTATACAGAGTTAAATCACTTTTTCATTACAGTAAGTTCAGAGATTTTCCCGTTGCCAATATTTTCTCAGGGAAGATATATAAACGGCTGAAAATTTTCAATCCCGATATTATCCATGTCCACCACCCTTTCTGGATGGGGCGTAAAGGGTATTATATGGCTAAAAAAATGAATGTGCCGCTTGTTTATACATATCATACGCGTTTGGAGCTGTATGCTCATTATGTGCCGCTGCCCGGAAAGTTGTTTAGAAATCTTATTTCACATTATATGGTAAGAAAATTTGCAAACAGATGTGATGGGGTAGTTGTTCCGACTTATTCGGCCGAAGAGTATCTCCGTGCTGTCGGAGTGAAAACACATATTACTGTCTTGCCCACCGGCATTGATTTTAAAAAATTTGAATCTATAGATAAATCAAAAGCTGAGGAAATAAGATCACGATATGTTTCGGATAATGAGTATTTACTTGTTACGGTTTCAAGGCTGGGCAAAGAGAAAAATCTTGACTTTCTCCTTGACACTATCGCTTTTGTAAAAGAGAAGGCAGATTTTGATTTTAGGCTTATAATGCTTGGCGAAGGCCCGTACAGAGACGTACTGGAAAATAAGATTGATACTCTCAATCTTGGAAGTACGGTTTTTTTGACCGGAGCAGTTGAGCCTGACGAAATGGGATATTATTATTCAGCCGCCGATCTTTTTGTTTTCACATCAAAATCGGAAACCCAAGGAATGGTTATTCTGGAAGCCATGTCCGCCGGATTGCCGGTTCTTTCGGTGAGGTCGAGCGGTATCGATGATGTCGTCCAGAATGATTTCAACGGTTATAAAACTAAAGAAGATCCTAAGGTTTGGCTGGAAAAGCTTGAAAATATACTTACCGACAAAAAACTGTATATGAAACTTTCTGAAAATGCCCAAGATTTTGCTTCACACTATTCAATAGATGAAATTGCCGGTAAAATGCACGAATTTTATGCCCGTCTGCTGGCCGGCAGGCAATCCGATAAAAACAAATAA
- a CDS encoding DUF1786 domain-containing protein gives MSYLAIDIGTGTQDVLIYKEGELLENSPKLIYPAPTKLFSENIKNFERDIFISGVVMGGGPITKALRNHIDKGYNVFISKDAAKTIKDDLEKVESWGFNIVEAVENPHLELSDIDFELFEILQEKAFYGKFNKILVAVQDHGYIKGQSDRITRIDFLKEFLDGDLSKAYFNKNTSIPQNFSRFRSIRETITNHYKNTDFAITDTGIAAALGALYKNETRPAVTIDAGNGHTFAALIHEEYKISSFFEHHTGMLDKKKIRYLVNKMLRGELTNEEIFNDGGHGAHRFSGKSFPEDVPLIITGPNRHRFFDEKDDVTFASPAGDTMITGSVGLLMQQNVL, from the coding sequence ATGTCTTATCTCGCAATCGATATTGGGACCGGAACTCAGGATGTTTTGATATACAAAGAAGGGGAATTGTTGGAAAATTCCCCTAAGCTCATATATCCAGCCCCCACAAAATTATTTTCCGAAAATATCAAAAATTTTGAAAGAGATATTTTTATAAGCGGTGTTGTCATGGGCGGCGGCCCGATTACAAAAGCTCTCAGAAATCATATAGACAAAGGTTATAATGTTTTCATCTCCAAAGACGCCGCCAAGACAATCAAAGATGACCTTGAAAAGGTTGAATCATGGGGATTTAATATTGTTGAGGCCGTCGAAAATCCTCATCTGGAATTATCTGATATAGACTTTGAACTTTTTGAAATACTGCAGGAAAAGGCTTTCTACGGGAAATTCAACAAAATACTCGTTGCAGTACAGGATCATGGATATATAAAGGGGCAGTCTGACAGAATTACCCGGATTGATTTTCTCAAAGAATTTCTGGATGGTGATTTGTCCAAGGCCTATTTTAATAAAAACACTTCGATTCCTCAGAATTTCAGCAGATTCAGAAGTATCAGAGAAACAATCACCAATCATTACAAGAATACAGATTTTGCCATAACTGACACGGGAATAGCGGCAGCTCTCGGAGCACTTTACAAAAATGAAACAAGACCGGCAGTAACAATAGATGCGGGTAACGGCCATACATTCGCAGCTCTTATTCATGAAGAATACAAAATCAGCAGCTTTTTCGAACATCACACAGGCATGCTTGACAAAAAAAAGATCCGCTATCTTGTTAATAAAATGCTCCGGGGTGAACTTACAAACGAAGAGATTTTTAATGACGGCGGTCATGGTGCTCACCGTTTTTCAGGAAAAAGCTTTCCTGAAGATGTGCCCCTTATAATCACAGGTCCAAACAGACACCGCTTTTTTGATGAGAAAGACGACGTAACTTTTGCATCACCGGCAGGAGATACCATGATTACAGGTTCTGTGGGGCTCCTGATGCAACAGAATGTATTATAA
- a CDS encoding lysylphosphatidylglycerol synthase transmembrane domain-containing protein — protein MKYRERILSLLAVPTRFAKFYLFLLLFLGLSFLSIYFVYKKIGGNSFVFDKQLLSFDFLTYILILLILYFLFDGLRLYFVLRSINEKVQFRHIFKLVFINIFISNVTPLATGGGFVQIFYLTKNGVPMGKASAATLIRTFLAVIFLFIAAPLIVIFAKTGQFSSFLTDNIYTYIFIILALYFLAFYVVVFKKRYICCIVYLFLKLLRKMHFISYSRFCRYKFKSIKQIILFSKSLAWFLKGDIKFVASSIFFTFMFLMSLFTFSAIILWQLGYAVGYFYIVGLQVVITFLMYFAPTPGASGVAEGAYSVLFSNFVSQSDITLVTVAWRFFTIYLGVFIGMIVLYWDLFRKGKKR, from the coding sequence GTGAAATACAGAGAGAGAATTTTAAGTTTATTGGCTGTACCCACAAGGTTTGCTAAGTTTTATCTGTTTCTGCTTTTATTTCTGGGACTTTCTTTTTTGAGCATCTACTTTGTATATAAGAAAATCGGCGGTAATAGTTTTGTATTTGATAAACAGCTGCTTTCATTTGATTTTCTGACATATATTTTGATTTTATTAATACTATATTTCCTTTTTGACGGCTTGAGGCTGTATTTTGTGCTGAGAAGTATAAATGAAAAGGTACAGTTCAGGCATATTTTTAAATTGGTGTTTATAAATATTTTTATTTCCAATGTAACACCTCTGGCAACCGGCGGAGGATTTGTACAGATTTTTTATCTTACCAAAAACGGTGTCCCCATGGGTAAAGCTTCGGCTGCTACCCTTATACGTACATTTCTGGCTGTTATTTTTTTATTTATCGCAGCACCCCTTATAGTCATTTTTGCTAAAACTGGTCAGTTTTCCTCATTTTTGACCGATAATATTTATACATATATTTTTATAATTCTGGCTTTATATTTTCTGGCATTTTATGTTGTGGTTTTTAAAAAAAGATACATTTGCTGCATTGTATATCTCTTTCTCAAGCTTTTGCGTAAAATGCATTTTATCTCTTACTCCCGATTTTGCAGGTATAAATTCAAATCGATAAAGCAGATTATTTTATTTTCCAAAAGTCTTGCATGGTTTTTAAAGGGTGACATAAAATTTGTGGCGTCTTCTATATTTTTTACTTTTATGTTTTTGATGTCTCTCTTTACTTTTTCTGCTATAATTTTATGGCAGCTGGGCTATGCTGTCGGCTATTTCTATATTGTGGGACTGCAGGTGGTTATTACATTCTTAATGTATTTTGCTCCTACCCCCGGAGCTTCAGGTGTTGCAGAAGGTGCTTACAGTGTTCTTTTTTCAAATTTTGTGTCTCAAAGCGATATAACACTTGTTACTGTAGCCTGGAGGTTCTTTACAATTTATCTCGGCGTTTTTATCGGAATGATTGTTTTATATTGGGATCTTTTTCGTAAAGGTAAAAAGAGATGA
- a CDS encoding energy-coupling factor transporter transmembrane component T family protein, whose amino-acid sequence MLKKNYFGKYRYKNSIFHNMHPLAKFFIIISSIILTGLSITLSKISVLIAVFLIFLAASKISAREIYSIFKPFRFLLIFTFIIQLFFDNTGFNPGSLNYTAAAAVTLKFSLMILFSAVFTATTRPLDIIKILNLLIKPLKIFKINTQDITASGIIALRFIPLLFEEADKIRTAQILRNEETHKGLKRIFQIEAFIVPLFFRVIHFSEQIAITLKFRDNWEKVYKFDRIKIPEIILTVIYLIFLIGLYYV is encoded by the coding sequence ATGTTAAAAAAAAACTATTTCGGTAAATACAGATATAAAAATTCCATTTTCCACAATATGCACCCTTTGGCAAAATTTTTTATAATAATATCCTCTATTATTTTAACAGGGCTCAGTATAACGCTTTCAAAAATATCTGTTTTAATAGCCGTCTTCTTAATATTTCTTGCCGCCTCAAAAATTTCAGCAAGAGAAATATATTCAATTTTCAAGCCTTTTCGTTTTTTACTCATTTTTACCTTTATTATACAGCTATTTTTTGACAACACCGGTTTCAATCCGGGCAGTCTTAATTATACAGCTGCAGCTGCCGTTACTTTGAAGTTTTCACTTATGATACTTTTTTCGGCTGTTTTTACAGCCACAACAAGGCCTCTGGACATTATAAAAATATTAAATCTACTGATAAAGCCTCTGAAAATTTTTAAGATTAACACTCAGGATATAACGGCATCCGGAATCATTGCTCTGCGGTTTATCCCCCTTTTGTTTGAAGAAGCTGACAAGATAAGAACTGCTCAAATACTGAGAAACGAAGAAACTCATAAAGGTTTGAAACGTATTTTCCAAATAGAGGCTTTCATTGTGCCGCTTTTTTTCAGAGTTATCCATTTTTCCGAGCAGATAGCCATAACATTAAAATTCAGAGACAATTGGGAGAAGGTTTACAAGTTTGACAGAATTAAGATTCCGGAAATAATTTTAACAGTAATATATCTGATTTTCCTCATAGGGCTTTACTATGTATAA
- a CDS encoding thiazole synthase, whose protein sequence is MFQNKLEIAGRTFRSRLMIGTGKFPSNTVMKNALEASGAEIITVALRRVDIHNPEDNILSHIDTDKYLLLPNTSGARDAEEAVRLSRLARAAGCEPWVKLEVTPDPNYLLPDPVETYKAAEILVKDGFNVLPYINADPVLAKRLEDIGTVTVMPLGAPIGSNKGLKTVENIKIIIEQSQIPVVVDAGIGKISHACEAFELGADAVLVNTAIATAEDPVNMAKAFGLAVEAVCTAISAGQPAEQDKASASSPLTGFLRD, encoded by the coding sequence ATGTTTCAGAACAAACTGGAAATAGCAGGCAGAACATTCCGGAGCAGGTTGATGATAGGCACAGGGAAATTTCCTTCCAATACCGTTATGAAAAATGCACTGGAGGCGAGCGGTGCGGAAATTATTACAGTGGCATTAAGACGTGTTGATATTCATAATCCGGAAGACAATATATTATCACATATTGATACCGATAAATATCTTCTGCTGCCCAACACCTCCGGAGCCAGAGATGCAGAAGAAGCTGTAAGATTGAGCAGACTGGCCAGAGCAGCCGGCTGTGAGCCATGGGTCAAATTGGAGGTAACACCTGACCCCAATTACCTTCTTCCCGACCCTGTGGAAACTTACAAAGCTGCCGAGATTCTGGTAAAAGACGGATTTAACGTTTTGCCGTATATTAATGCCGATCCGGTGCTGGCAAAGCGGCTCGAAGATATAGGAACAGTAACCGTAATGCCTCTGGGAGCACCAATAGGCAGTAATAAGGGATTAAAAACAGTGGAAAATATTAAAATTATTATAGAGCAGTCACAAATACCTGTTGTTGTTGATGCAGGTATAGGAAAAATAAGTCATGCCTGTGAAGCTTTTGAGCTTGGAGCTGATGCTGTGCTGGTGAACACTGCCATTGCCACAGCGGAGGATCCGGTTAATATGGCAAAAGCTTTTGGTTTAGCTGTTGAAGCGGTGTGCACGGCAATAAGTGCTGGTCAGCCCGCCGAGCAGGACAAAGCATCAGCATCAAGTCCGCTTACAGGTTTTTTAAGAGATTAA
- a CDS encoding IS5 family transposase → MYYLLKTKGVVMEKYIEPTVLDSMLDFKTNDSTYLDKINSLIDWKKVKSILDKKYRWTKNTSGSRAYSPLLLFKILLVQSWEKLSDPQAEFALKDRLSVIRFVGVSVSGEVPDHSTISRFRSRLLELEIFDELFSEINRQLSELNLIVKSRKEAIIDATLVESSCRPRKVVNDIAEDRHEGDDDNDSSCGGSGGNNESNISYSKDTDASWLKKGNRAYYGYKQFFCVNSDGYILGEMVKSARESEVRNLAPLLQKLNLPKGTAIYADKGYSSESNRKDISGTYADMIMYKAARNKPLTGFQKFHNKAVSKVRYVVEQAIGLIKLHFGYTRSRFIGIDKVRLELSIHCMAYNLRKGALRMI, encoded by the coding sequence ATGTATTATTTATTAAAGACAAAAGGAGTTGTTATGGAAAAGTACATAGAACCCACAGTATTAGATTCAATGTTAGACTTTAAAACTAATGATTCGACTTATCTTGATAAGATAAATTCACTTATAGACTGGAAGAAAGTAAAATCAATCCTTGATAAGAAATACAGATGGACTAAGAACACATCTGGCAGCAGAGCTTATTCCCCGTTACTTTTGTTTAAAATACTTTTAGTACAGTCGTGGGAAAAGCTGAGTGACCCTCAGGCTGAATTTGCCTTAAAGGATCGGTTGTCAGTAATAAGATTTGTAGGAGTAAGTGTATCCGGAGAAGTTCCGGATCACAGTACCATCAGCAGGTTTCGGAGCAGATTACTTGAATTGGAGATATTTGACGAGTTATTTTCAGAGATAAACAGGCAGTTATCGGAATTAAATTTAATAGTGAAAAGCAGGAAGGAAGCGATAATAGATGCGACATTGGTAGAGTCCTCGTGCCGTCCCCGTAAAGTAGTAAATGATATTGCAGAAGATCGGCATGAAGGAGATGATGACAATGATAGTTCCTGTGGTGGTTCCGGAGGGAATAATGAAAGCAACATAAGTTATTCGAAGGACACTGATGCGAGTTGGTTAAAGAAGGGTAATAGAGCGTATTATGGCTACAAACAATTTTTCTGTGTAAATTCGGACGGTTATATATTGGGAGAAATGGTAAAGAGTGCCAGAGAGAGTGAGGTGCGGAATTTGGCACCTTTATTACAAAAGCTTAATTTGCCTAAGGGAACGGCAATATATGCAGATAAAGGCTACAGCAGTGAATCTAACCGCAAAGACATATCAGGAACCTATGCAGATATGATAATGTATAAGGCAGCGCGGAATAAGCCACTTACAGGATTTCAGAAATTTCATAACAAGGCAGTAAGCAAGGTTCGTTATGTCGTTGAGCAGGCAATTGGATTGATTAAACTTCATTTTGGTTATACTCGTAGCCGATTTATAGGTATTGATAAGGTTAGGCTGGAATTGTCTATACATTGTATGGCATATAATCTGAGAAAGGGTGCTTTAAGAATGATTTGA
- the truA gene encoding tRNA pseudouridine(38-40) synthase TruA → MYNIKCTVEYDGTCFAGWQIQKNARTVQREIEKAISKMYKTHIKITGSGRTDSGVHALNQVFNYHAMAFIPEASITAGLNSLISDDIVIKNTEYASADFHARKSAISKTYEYIILNTAKPSAFYRNHCWHINDYIYPDALTKILELFEGTHDFSSFCKKRSMVDNPVRTINSTNIRQIGDFLKIEINADGFLHNMVRNIVGTALHVYRKKLNPEIIKNMFIAKDRSAAGPTAPAKGLYLKKVYY, encoded by the coding sequence ATGTATAATATCAAATGTACTGTGGAATACGACGGCACTTGTTTTGCAGGCTGGCAGATTCAGAAAAATGCCAGAACCGTCCAGAGAGAAATCGAGAAAGCCATTTCCAAAATGTACAAAACACATATTAAAATAACGGGTTCCGGCAGAACCGACTCCGGGGTCCATGCCCTGAATCAGGTCTTTAATTATCATGCCATGGCATTTATACCGGAAGCTTCCATAACTGCAGGATTGAACAGTTTAATCAGTGATGACATTGTAATAAAAAATACAGAGTACGCTTCGGCGGATTTCCATGCCAGAAAATCCGCAATAAGTAAAACTTATGAATATATCATACTAAACACAGCAAAACCTTCGGCCTTTTACAGAAATCACTGCTGGCATATCAATGATTATATCTATCCCGATGCACTGACAAAAATCCTGGAACTATTTGAAGGAACCCACGATTTCAGCTCCTTCTGCAAAAAAAGAAGCATGGTTGATAACCCGGTACGGACAATTAACAGCACTAATATCCGGCAAATCGGAGACTTTCTAAAAATAGAAATAAATGCCGATGGTTTTCTTCACAATATGGTACGCAATATCGTGGGAACAGCATTACACGTGTACAGAAAAAAACTGAATCCGGAAATCATAAAAAACATGTTTATTGCAAAAGACCGTTCTGCGGCAGGCCCCACTGCTCCTGCAAAAGGGCTGTATTTAAAAAAGGTCTATTATTAA